CAACCATTTTGTCTATTAATTTCATAATGCCTCCTTAAGGTTTAATGATTGCATCCACAGGACATGCTTCATAACATGCACCACATGCAATACATTCACTTTCAGTTATGACGTGTTTTTCTCTAACTTTTCCATCGATACAATCAACCGGACAAGCACGCTTACATTTCGTACAGCCAATACATTTTTCGCTATCAATGCTGTAGGCAGTTTTCTTAGTGCGGTAAGCATACGCTTCATATTCTTCTTTAAATGCATTCATCGTTGATAAGACTGGATTTGGTGCAGATTGACCAAGACCACAAAGCG
This genomic window from Methanocalculus natronophilus contains:
- a CDS encoding 4Fe-4S binding protein, whose product is LCGLGQSAPNPVLSTMNAFKEEYEAYAYRTKKTAYSIDSEKCIGCTKCKRACPVDCIDGKVREKHVITESECIACGACYEACPVDAIIKP